From a region of the Paenibacillus sp. FSL R10-2734 genome:
- a CDS encoding alpha/beta hydrolase has protein sequence MNDVRARNHVKVIGEGERTIIFAHGFGCDQSMWQFITPSFEKKYRIVLFDYVGSGNSDLSAYTTDKYNTLHGYVQDVLDVIETLELKDIIFIGHSISSMIGMLASIERPDYFDKMIMIGPSPCYLNEGDAYFGGFEKSDITELLDMMEMNFAGWASFMAPLAMNNPDPKLTKELERSFISADPVIAREFAEVTFFADHREDLSKATVPTLILQCSDDSIVPIEVGEYLHRYLNNSTFRLMEAKGHYPHISHPEETITLINEYLT, from the coding sequence ATGAACGATGTTAGAGCTCGGAATCATGTGAAAGTGATTGGAGAAGGAGAACGAACGATTATTTTTGCACATGGATTTGGATGTGATCAGAGCATGTGGCAGTTTATTACACCTTCATTCGAGAAGAAATATCGAATCGTTCTATTTGATTATGTAGGCTCAGGTAACTCAGATTTAAGTGCATACACAACGGATAAATATAATACGCTCCACGGCTATGTACAGGATGTATTGGATGTTATCGAAACGCTGGAGCTCAAAGATATTATTTTTATAGGCCACTCTATTAGCTCTATGATCGGGATGCTTGCTTCGATTGAGCGACCGGATTATTTTGATAAAATGATAATGATTGGTCCTTCTCCATGTTATTTAAATGAGGGGGATGCTTATTTCGGAGGCTTCGAGAAAAGTGATATCACTGAGCTTCTGGATATGATGGAGATGAATTTCGCAGGCTGGGCTAGCTTTATGGCGCCTCTTGCCATGAACAACCCTGACCCGAAGTTAACGAAAGAGCTAGAACGCAGCTTTATTTCGGCAGACCCTGTTATTGCTAGAGAATTTGCAGAAGTTACGTTCTTTGCGGATCATCGAGAAGATCTATCTAAAGCCACAGTGCCTACACTTATTCTGCAATGCTCTGATGACAGCATCGTACCTATAGAGGTCGGAGAATATTTGCATAGATACTTGAATAATAGTACCTTCCGGTTAATGGAGGCTAAGGGTCATTACCCACATATTAGTCATCCTGAGGAGACCATCACTTTAATTAATGAATATCTTACGTAA
- a CDS encoding class I SAM-dependent methyltransferase, whose translation MNNKARFSNRVDSYVKYRPSYPREAIDYLYHTIGLNPNCDIADIGAGTGIFSALLLERGSRVTAVEPNPEMRRAAEEKLAKDNHFRAVPGSAEKTELSDQSIDFIVCAQAFHWFDRDAAHLEFKRILKPGGKAILIWNSRLTYGTPFLEEYEQLIRTFGTDYTEVNHKNITPESLSSFFKTGQMQVAHFSNQQVFDFEGLSGRLRSSSYTPVPGDPRYENMMTELRNLFERNKKDDKVFFEYETEVYWGEV comes from the coding sequence ATGAATAACAAAGCACGGTTCTCAAATCGGGTGGATTCGTATGTAAAGTATCGCCCGAGCTATCCTAGGGAAGCCATTGATTATTTGTACCATACGATTGGGCTAAATCCTAATTGTGATATTGCTGATATTGGTGCGGGAACAGGGATATTCTCTGCATTGCTTCTGGAGCGGGGGAGTCGTGTGACTGCCGTTGAACCGAATCCGGAGATGCGTAGAGCCGCGGAGGAGAAGCTCGCAAAGGATAACCATTTCCGTGCGGTGCCGGGGTCTGCTGAGAAGACAGAATTGTCAGACCAGTCCATAGATTTTATCGTGTGTGCTCAAGCATTTCACTGGTTTGATAGGGACGCAGCGCATTTGGAATTCAAGCGGATTCTTAAACCAGGTGGGAAGGCGATTCTGATATGGAACTCCCGGCTTACTTATGGTACCCCGTTTCTGGAGGAATATGAGCAGCTGATTCGAACCTTCGGCACGGACTACACAGAAGTTAATCATAAGAACATTACCCCTGAGAGTCTTAGTTCCTTTTTCAAGACAGGGCAGATGCAAGTAGCACACTTTAGCAATCAGCAGGTGTTTGATTTCGAGGGATTAAGCGGGCGGCTTAGATCGTCTTCATACACTCCGGTTCCCGGAGATCCACGATACGAGAACATGATGACTGAGCTGCGAAATTTATTTGAACGAAATAAGAAGGATGATAAAGTGTTTTTTGAATATGAGACTGAAGTCTATTGGGGCGAGGTATAA
- a CDS encoding carbohydrate-binding domain-containing protein produces the protein MKAGGDSSINNGTFTIDSADDVVHSNSNVALTDGEFNIKTGDDGSMRIPWWRYPVERVAVEKEDHKL, from the coding sequence TTGAAGGCTGGAGGAGATAGCAGCATCAACAACGGAACGTTTACGATCGATTCTGCCGATGATGTAGTACACAGTAATAGCAACGTTGCCTTAACAGATGGAGAATTTAACATCAAAACTGGCGACGATGGATCCATGCGGATACCTTGGTGGCGATATCCGGTGGAGAGGGTGGCGGTGGAAAAGGAAGACCATAAGCTATAA
- a CDS encoding copper amine oxidase N-terminal domain-containing protein, whose protein sequence is MKTFKIIGAVLAGTFLASNVVSAASAPVKPVVISSIPQDSIGGQKLVLVINGSGFSPVDVPLYAGSSKEVMIPIRTAAEALGYKLTWNQGTQSLGLVKDSHSLSFQVGKDTYRLDTTLVPLGAVPELKNGKTYVPLSFFEKVMKLDVMVGPTGTVSITSKGQGSEETPSDTIKQGSITSIYKGEKNAEIGLNGYGHGVRLGISDETEIVSADNKKLTFADLQLGMSIEVEHSMVMAMSMPPLTSAIKIVVKEQAPNQQTLGTAGVIEEVTPVDNGLTRVVIKGDKLSDDSVDTIVLNLSSTTPIFGTKDNKAVAASELKKGDKVYAFYGPVLTRSLPPIGQVTKIVVEN, encoded by the coding sequence ATGAAAACATTCAAAATCATCGGAGCTGTCCTGGCGGGCACATTCCTAGCATCGAACGTTGTCTCTGCTGCATCAGCACCGGTTAAACCAGTGGTGATTTCTTCTATTCCTCAGGATTCGATAGGTGGTCAGAAATTAGTTCTTGTTATTAATGGAAGCGGTTTCTCTCCTGTCGATGTTCCGCTATATGCAGGTTCAAGCAAGGAAGTTATGATTCCCATCCGTACAGCAGCCGAAGCACTTGGATATAAGCTGACCTGGAATCAAGGTACGCAATCACTAGGACTCGTCAAAGATAGCCACTCACTATCGTTTCAAGTAGGAAAAGATACATATCGCCTGGATACAACGCTCGTTCCGCTGGGTGCTGTGCCAGAGCTAAAGAATGGTAAAACGTACGTTCCATTATCTTTCTTCGAAAAAGTAATGAAGCTTGACGTTATGGTTGGCCCAACAGGGACTGTTTCGATTACTTCCAAGGGCCAAGGCAGTGAAGAAACCCCTTCAGACACTATAAAGCAAGGATCAATTACTAGTATCTATAAAGGTGAAAAGAATGCTGAAATCGGCCTCAACGGCTATGGTCATGGCGTCCGCCTGGGCATTTCCGATGAAACCGAAATCGTATCTGCTGATAATAAGAAGCTAACCTTCGCTGACCTGCAATTAGGCATGTCCATCGAAGTCGAGCACAGCATGGTGATGGCTATGAGCATGCCGCCGTTGACGAGTGCGATCAAAATTGTTGTGAAAGAACAAGCTCCCAATCAGCAAACCTTGGGAACAGCTGGCGTAATCGAAGAGGTTACACCTGTCGATAATGGTTTGACCCGAGTTGTGATTAAAGGCGATAAGCTCAGCGATGACTCTGTGGACACCATCGTTCTGAACCTTTCAAGCACTACACCAATTTTCGGTACGAAGGACAATAAGGCGGTTGCCGCAAGTGAGCTGAAAAAAGGTGACAAAGTGTATGCTTTCTACGGTCCGGTATTGACCAGAAGCTTGCCACCTATCGGCCAAGTAACCAAAATCGTCGTTGAAAACTAA
- a CDS encoding phosphatidate cytidylyltransferase, translated as MDRSLLTIILIFAALSAIHLMYVVIGKLQPSKDYTGIGFRIKTWWGMLFIFCFATLFNPVVSLLSLMVLTFFALKEYFSMIKSRKSDRRLFLWAYLSIPLQFYWIYIEWYGMFIVFIPVYVFLLLPLPRLINKGTVGFLRSVSSTQWGLMLMVFGLSHLAYFQFATPEFGAGLVLFLVVLTQLNDVVHYLTSLYLGKRKVVPTANPYLTWDGFACAFVVTTGVSYLIYPYLTPLNPIFGFLSGMLISLSGFLGSLTVSVLKRDLLIGDGDKFVALKESYLSRVDSLTYTSPVFFHVIRYFFDFM; from the coding sequence ATCGACCGCTCTCTATTAACGATAATCCTGATTTTCGCAGCCTTATCAGCCATTCACTTGATGTATGTAGTCATAGGCAAATTACAGCCGAGTAAAGATTATACAGGTATCGGCTTCCGTATCAAAACATGGTGGGGCATGCTTTTCATCTTTTGTTTCGCTACACTCTTCAATCCAGTCGTCTCATTACTGTCGCTAATGGTGCTGACCTTCTTCGCACTTAAAGAATATTTCTCCATGATAAAGTCGCGAAAATCCGACCGCAGACTATTTCTGTGGGCGTACTTATCCATTCCTCTACAGTTCTACTGGATTTATATCGAGTGGTATGGGATGTTTATTGTTTTTATCCCGGTCTATGTATTCTTACTCCTACCGTTACCTAGGCTCATCAATAAAGGTACGGTTGGCTTTCTGCGTAGTGTTAGTTCAACCCAATGGGGACTGATGCTGATGGTTTTCGGGCTTAGTCACTTGGCTTACTTTCAATTTGCTACACCGGAGTTTGGAGCGGGGCTTGTATTATTTCTAGTGGTATTAACCCAGTTGAATGATGTCGTTCACTATCTGACCTCACTCTATCTGGGAAAGAGGAAAGTGGTTCCCACCGCTAATCCGTATTTGACTTGGGATGGTTTTGCTTGTGCGTTTGTCGTAACCACCGGAGTCTCCTATCTGATCTATCCCTACCTGACGCCGCTCAACCCGATCTTCGGTTTCCTGTCAGGCATGCTGATCAGCTTGAGCGGCTTCTTGGGTAGCTTAACGGTTTCTGTGCTGAAGCGAGATTTGCTCATCGGCGATGGCGATAAATTTGTAGCTTTAAAAGAAAGCTATTTAAGCCGTGTCGATAGCTTGACCTACACCTCGCCGGTCTTTTTCCATGTCATCCGTTATTTCTTCGACTTCATGTAG
- a CDS encoding uracil-DNA glycosylase family protein — protein MLISNHLQEYKAAVLSLPKGTALTKEDLLVDKLLMKRSGKLEMYYAPHNEYMNPSAKVIIIGLTPGFTQMRIAMQEAVIGLEAGLSDEEVCKRAKEAARFAGAMRHTLIHMLDTLGLHQYLNLTSCDELFQVQQTNLHTISLLRFPVFVEKKNYSGVHPKLLSDPFLREYALLSLEQELDILSQALIIPLGKTVEATLQLLVSEGKLDHRRCLWGFPHPSGANGHRFKQFASYQENMTKILQDHLWKD, from the coding sequence ATGCTCATCTCGAACCATTTACAGGAGTATAAAGCGGCGGTGCTCTCACTTCCGAAGGGCACCGCGCTAACGAAAGAGGATCTGCTGGTGGATAAGCTTCTAATGAAGCGCAGCGGCAAGCTTGAAATGTACTATGCACCGCATAATGAGTACATGAATCCTTCTGCAAAGGTGATCATTATTGGGTTAACCCCTGGTTTTACACAAATGAGAATAGCCATGCAAGAGGCAGTCATAGGTTTGGAAGCCGGGCTTTCAGATGAAGAGGTCTGCAAAAGGGCGAAGGAGGCGGCGAGATTCGCGGGGGCTATGAGGCATACTTTAATCCATATGCTAGATACACTTGGGCTTCATCAGTATTTGAACCTTACCTCTTGTGACGAATTGTTTCAGGTGCAGCAAACGAACCTGCATACCATCTCTTTATTGCGTTTTCCTGTATTCGTAGAGAAGAAAAACTATAGCGGAGTGCATCCCAAGCTACTTTCAGATCCATTCCTTAGAGAATATGCGCTATTGTCGTTAGAGCAGGAGCTGGACATCCTGAGCCAAGCTTTAATTATTCCTCTAGGAAAAACTGTGGAGGCAACGCTCCAGCTTTTAGTTTCAGAGGGTAAGCTTGATCATCGGCGCTGTTTATGGGGCTTTCCTCATCCTTCTGGAGCTAATGGACATAGATTTAAACAGTTCGCCAGCTATCAAGAGAATATGACAAAGATTCTACAAGATCATTTATGGAAGGATTAA
- a CDS encoding SDR family oxidoreductase, whose protein sequence is MKLQDRVAVVTGAASGMGKSIAELYAKEGAKVIVADLNLEGAEQVAAGIVSNGGVAKALKVNVAQVEDINNMIDTAVNEYGTLDILVNNAGIMDGFEPVGDITDERWDLIFDINTKSVMRSIRKALPIFLEKGKGVIVNTASTGGVSGAHAGATYTASKHAVVGLTKNTAFMYANKGIRCNAIAPGATATNISASMKNINEFGMSRTQLTQAVIPRVGSPEEIAQVALFLASDESSFVNGAILAADAGWTSAF, encoded by the coding sequence ATGAAACTTCAAGACAGAGTTGCAGTTGTTACAGGAGCAGCATCGGGTATGGGGAAATCTATCGCAGAATTGTACGCTAAAGAAGGTGCAAAAGTGATTGTAGCCGATCTTAACCTAGAAGGTGCAGAACAAGTAGCTGCAGGAATCGTTAGTAATGGTGGAGTAGCCAAAGCATTGAAAGTAAATGTTGCTCAAGTAGAAGATATCAACAACATGATTGATACCGCGGTAAATGAATATGGGACGCTAGATATTCTAGTCAATAATGCGGGTATCATGGATGGATTCGAGCCTGTTGGCGATATTACCGATGAACGATGGGATCTTATCTTTGATATAAATACTAAAAGTGTAATGCGGTCCATACGTAAAGCGCTGCCTATTTTCCTCGAAAAAGGAAAAGGTGTTATTGTGAATACTGCTTCTACAGGTGGCGTAAGTGGTGCCCATGCTGGAGCAACTTATACTGCCTCCAAACATGCTGTAGTAGGCTTAACGAAAAACACAGCTTTTATGTATGCCAACAAAGGCATTCGTTGTAATGCGATCGCACCAGGAGCTACTGCTACTAACATTAGTGCTTCAATGAAGAATATCAATGAGTTCGGCATGAGCCGCACTCAACTAACACAGGCTGTAATTCCTCGGGTAGGTTCACCTGAAGAAATCGCACAGGTTGCGTTATTCCTGGCTTCGGATGAATCGAGTTTTGTAAACGGAGCTATCCTCGCTGCCGATGCAGGCTGGACTTCAGCATTCTAA
- a CDS encoding TetR/AcrR family transcriptional regulator encodes MEKKNFRTITITDIVTLADLNRGTFYKHYQTKEELLNELIDDVLEDLIKAYKDPYLHTDKFIVSELTTSSIKIFEHVASYSNFYTIIVESNVLPGFQNKICDILKELTKQDLVVVNNTNNNINIELFSSYTAYALFGLIIEWVKGGFKYTANHMAEQLIRILSFNSHNVIINTLNKPIKQNFIPVNSD; translated from the coding sequence ATGGAAAAAAAGAATTTCCGCACCATTACAATAACCGATATTGTTACCCTTGCCGACTTAAACCGAGGAACCTTCTATAAGCATTATCAAACCAAAGAAGAACTTTTGAATGAGCTGATTGATGATGTGTTAGAGGATTTAATTAAGGCTTATAAAGATCCCTATCTTCACACCGATAAATTTATCGTTAGTGAACTTACCACCTCTAGCATCAAAATTTTTGAACATGTGGCCTCATACTCTAATTTCTATACCATCATTGTAGAATCCAATGTTCTGCCTGGGTTTCAAAATAAGATTTGCGACATCTTAAAGGAGCTCACCAAGCAGGATTTAGTCGTGGTTAATAACACTAATAACAATATAAATATTGAGTTGTTTTCCAGTTATACAGCCTATGCTCTATTTGGATTAATCATAGAGTGGGTAAAGGGTGGGTTCAAATATACCGCTAACCATATGGCAGAGCAGCTGATCCGAATTCTGTCTTTTAATTCACACAATGTGATTATAAATACCTTAAATAAACCGATTAAACAGAATTTCATCCCTGTTAATAGCGACTAA
- a CDS encoding sensor domain-containing diguanylate cyclase, with translation MDDRLRYAPCGYVSITHEGMIIDVNQTFLDRMGYKQVDLVHKHFESIMSTANKLIFHSYFYPFINLNGHVEELFINLKDSEGKTIPYLLNGRRFESEGVEIIDCILVQMGKRIDYELELRSAKKQIEAAYWEKDQALAELRQIHLEIEQKQIELLEMNAVLVELSNTDKLTGLKNRRFLQEKLEEQIIGCGQDQEPFSLCIIDIDHFKKVNDTYGHQTGDYVLEKLASILKLQSRKEDMAARYGGEEFVLLLPNTDIAESRTIAENLRQSIAYSTWDMGQITVSIGIATFTPIDSETTLLQKADQALYASKEQGRNRVTHIIDLNEKLL, from the coding sequence ATGGATGACCGATTAAGATATGCGCCTTGTGGCTATGTTTCTATCACTCATGAAGGAATGATTATCGATGTAAATCAAACCTTTCTGGACCGTATGGGGTATAAACAGGTTGATTTGGTGCACAAGCATTTTGAATCTATCATGTCTACGGCAAACAAGCTTATTTTTCATTCATACTTCTATCCTTTTATTAATCTAAATGGACATGTGGAAGAGTTATTTATAAATTTGAAGGACAGTGAAGGGAAAACGATTCCATATTTATTAAATGGCAGACGGTTCGAGAGTGAAGGCGTAGAGATCATTGATTGTATCCTAGTACAGATGGGAAAACGTATCGATTATGAGCTGGAGCTGCGATCTGCCAAGAAGCAGATAGAAGCAGCGTACTGGGAAAAGGATCAAGCGCTTGCTGAGCTCAGGCAAATTCATTTGGAAATTGAACAGAAACAAATCGAACTGCTAGAGATGAATGCCGTTTTAGTAGAACTATCAAATACAGATAAGCTTACCGGATTAAAGAATAGAAGGTTTCTTCAAGAAAAGCTGGAAGAGCAGATTATAGGGTGCGGTCAGGATCAAGAGCCATTTTCGCTGTGTATCATCGATATTGATCATTTTAAAAAAGTGAATGACACCTACGGGCATCAAACAGGAGACTATGTGCTGGAGAAACTAGCAAGTATCTTGAAATTGCAATCCCGTAAAGAGGATATGGCGGCTAGATATGGCGGCGAAGAATTCGTACTTCTTTTACCTAATACAGATATCGCGGAGTCAAGGACCATAGCTGAGAACTTACGGCAATCGATCGCTTATTCAACTTGGGATATGGGCCAGATTACGGTGAGCATTGGCATAGCTACATTTACTCCCATCGATTCAGAGACCACCCTTCTGCAAAAAGCCGACCAAGCCCTTTATGCTTCTAAAGAGCAGGGAAGAAATCGGGTTACGCACATCATAGATTTGAATGAAAAGCTTCTTTAA